Within Spartobacteria bacterium, the genomic segment TGACGCCCTGTGCTTTCATGTATGGAACAAAACGAGTTAGAATATAATCCAGTCCGAAATCGGCTCCGTATGCCGACAAACGCGACCTGGTGGTATCTAATCCAGCCAGCAGACGATGAGAGTATCCATCGTCAATAAGTGCTTGGATCAGTCCGCATTCCGTCTCATCATCATGGTATTTAAAGCGGGCGATGGTATCGAGCTGCAGATACACGCCCTTTTTAAGCAGTCTTTTCATGATATCAAGTTGAGCAGCTTTGCGATCGAGGTGTGCCAGAATCAATCGATCCGGCGGCAGTCCCTGATCTTTATAAAAATCGGCCATCTCTTCGGCTGTCTCCGCTGTCTCCATGTGACACTGAACAGAGGCTCCCGTCGCCAAGGCCGCCCAGGCCGCCGCTGTGTGCAGCGTTTTATAGGGAACAGTCAGGCCGTCGGTATCGATGGCCGTTTTTATCATACCCGCACAGGCCGTGGTACAGTTCTTCGGTTCGTCCAGATCACACATGATAAACATGCCCTGTGTCAGCTCGTGCACAAAAACATCCCTCAGTGCCGACTCAGATAAACGATGAATCCAGTGTTTCTCCGGATAAAACATCAGCTTATGAAAGCCGGTAGATGCAACAATATGCACTCCGGTGATCTCTGCGACCTCCTGAAGCAGCCGGGACATGCGACCGCAACCGACCGGCTGCGCATCCACCAGTGTTCTGCCACCGGCAGCATAGTACCGTGTTAATTCGGCAGAAGCTTTGATCGAACTCTCAAAACACAACGCCGGATTCACACAGCCACTGACCCCTTCACGAATGAATAGGTGTTCATGGCACTGCGTGAAACCGGAGTGTTCATGGGAGGTAAGACGGCTTGTAAGTGTCTGTAAAAACATGGGATGATCCGTATTATTGGCCGCGTGCCTGGCGAATGCGTGATATAAACAACTTGGCGGTTTCTACGATTTTGTCGTAATCGCCTGTTTTGGCTCCGGCAGTAAGACTGCTCCCGGCACCGCAGGCAACCACGCCCGCAGCAATCCATTCATTCACATTGTCTACATCGACACCACCCGTGGGCATCATTTTGACCTGCGGCATCGGTCCGTGAACGGCTTTGATAAATTTCGGACCAAGCATATCTCCCGGGAAAACCTTAATAATATCCGCGCCGCCTTCCATGGCATCCACAATCTCTTTCAGCGTCATGCAGCCAGGCATATAAGGAATGCGATAGCGGTTGCAAAGACGGGCCGTATCCGGATTGAAACTTGAGCTGACCACATACTGTGCCCCGTTCACAATGGCCAGACGAGCCGTTTCAGGATCAAGCACGGTGCCGGCTCCAAGTATGATTTCATCTTCCGAATACGAACTGGCGAGTTCCTTGATGATGTCATGTGCTCCGGGAACAGTGAATGTAATTTCAATGGCCGCAACGCCACCCGCAATACAGGCTTCTGTTATTTTTTTTGCTTTTTCTGCCGTTTCTGCACGTACTACAGCGACAAGACCAATATCTGATATCCGCTTAATTACTGTTTCTTTGTCCATTTTAATTACCCCTTTTCAAATCCGGCAATCAGATTTTCTGCTGCCATAAGACTCATGTTATCAATTGCTTCTAAAGACGATGCGGCACAATGCGCACCAACCACTAAATTATCACACGCCATCAGCTCGGTGTTTTTCGGTGGCTCACTGTCAAAAACATCGATGCCTGCCGCCATGATCTGCTTGTTTTTCAATGCCTGGTACAGCGCCGCTTCATCCACAATGCCGCCACGGGCTGTGTTGACCAGTATCGCCGTGGATTTCATCATCTGGAACTGCCTGGCTCCGATTAAGTGATGCGTCTGCTCTGTCAGCGGAAGATGCAGGCTGATAAAATCGGCTTCCTTAAGCAATCGGTCCAGAGAAACGTATTCAATATTATGTGCTGCGGCATAATCCTGATCTTCATAGGGATCATAGGCTAACACCTTCATATCAAATCCAGTGGAACGTCTGGCGACGCCTTTGCCGATGGCTCCTAAACCCACAACACCCAGCACTTTTTTATTCATTTCGGATGTTTTTATTTTCTTCCAGTTGCCTTCTCGACATGCACGGTCAATGAACGTGATTTTGCGCGTGAGATCCAGCATCAGTCCAAAGGCATAATCGGCCACCGCATCGGAGTTGGCTCCCACAGTACGAAAGACCTGAATGCCCTTTTCCCCGGCATAATCTAAATCAATATTATCCATTCCCACACCGTAGCGCGAAATGACCCGCAACTTTTCCGCACAGCTCATAACTTCTTTATCACAAGGATCTACGCCGAGAATGATCCCGTCGACAGAACCAATGAGCAGCTGCATTTCATGCGCATTCATGATCCGTCCATAGGGATTTCGAATCAATTCATATCCCTTTTCTTCCAGCATACGCAGCGGCGTCACATCATGCTCTGCAAACGAGCGGGGAGTTATCAATACTTTGGTCACGTTCTGCCTCATTTCCATTTGGGATTGTCGATCACGACCGGCTTGCCGTCTCTTTCCACGATCAGTTTTCGGTAGCCTTTGGTTTCAATCGTACCGTAATCATGGCCCGCATCGGCACGGAATACGAAAAAGGTCACCAGCGGCTCACTGCCCGT encodes:
- a CDS encoding hydroxyacid dehydrogenase; this encodes MRQNVTKVLITPRSFAEHDVTPLRMLEEKGYELIRNPYGRIMNAHEMQLLIGSVDGIILGVDPCDKEVMSCAEKLRVISRYGVGMDNIDLDYAGEKGIQVFRTVGANSDAVADYAFGLMLDLTRKITFIDRACREGNWKKIKTSEMNKKVLGVVGLGAIGKGVARRSTGFDMKVLAYDPYEDQDYAAAHNIEYVSLDRLLKEADFISLHLPLTEQTHHLIGARQFQMMKSTAILVNTARGGIVDEAALYQALKNKQIMAAGIDVFDSEPPKNTELMACDNLVVGAHCAASSLEAIDNMSLMAAENLIAGFEKG
- the eda gene encoding bifunctional 4-hydroxy-2-oxoglutarate aldolase/2-dehydro-3-deoxy-phosphogluconate aldolase — its product is MDKETVIKRISDIGLVAVVRAETAEKAKKITEACIAGGVAAIEITFTVPGAHDIIKELASSYSEDEIILGAGTVLDPETARLAIVNGAQYVVSSSFNPDTARLCNRYRIPYMPGCMTLKEIVDAMEGGADIIKVFPGDMLGPKFIKAVHGPMPQVKMMPTGGVDVDNVNEWIAAGVVACGAGSSLTAGAKTGDYDKIVETAKLFISRIRQARGQ